In Epinephelus lanceolatus isolate andai-2023 chromosome 13, ASM4190304v1, whole genome shotgun sequence, the following are encoded in one genomic region:
- the enpp5 gene encoding ectonucleotide pyrophosphatase/phosphodiesterase family member 5, translating into MLGCLLRGGRSPLVCLWALLLLPLVSLHRLNQHGHRSHSVRERPKLLLVSFDGFRWDYIHRVPVPNFRSLIDDGVLVERVENAYITKTFPNHYSLVTGLYAETHGIVANEMYDPTLNRSFSMETDSIYDSRWWEEAVPLWVSIQKAGGRSGAAMWPGSDVKIHGMFPNQYLQYNSSVSFESRVERIIEWFSAPKEEAVDFGVLYWEEPDESGHALGPLNTLMDKVIAGIDENLGFLINELKKAGLYEKVNLIVTSDHGMAQLSPNKIIELDEYVSRDLYTWVDKSPVVGILPKEGKLEEVYSKLVDANPNMMVYKKEDVPEHFHYQHNVRIMPILIESKEGWTIMQNRSRRYMLGNHGYNNSLPSMQPVFVARGPAFRQNYVKHFMRSVDLYPLMCHILSIHPLPNNGSLLNVQDLLSVEPTPSPPPTLTPRVNGYSYAPVVGSFLGVVMVLGFLVVYIRQVTLKQLPSLKHRSREMSQPLLQEDLHL; encoded by the exons ATGCTGGGCTGCTTGCTGCGAGGAGGCCGCAGTCCTCTGGTCTGCCTGTgggccctgctgctgctgccgctggtCTCTCTCCATCGCTTGAACCAACACGGCCACAGGAGCCACAGCGTGAGGGAGCGGCCCAAGCTGCTGCTCGTGTCCTTCGACGGCTTCCGCTGGGATTACATCCACCGGGTCCCGGTGCCTAACTTTCGCAGCCTGATAGATGACGGAGTGTTGGTGGAGCGGGTGGAGAACGCCTACATCACCAAAACCTTCCCCAACCACTACAGCTTGGTGACGGGGCTGTATGCTGAGACGCATGGCATCGTGGCCAATGAGATGTACGACCCCACTCTGAACCGCTCCTTCTCCATGGAGACGGACAGTATTTATGACTCACGGTGGTGGGAGGAGGCGGTGCCTCTCTGGGTGAGCATTCAGAAAGCTGGAGGGCGGAGCGGGGCTGCGATGTGGCCGGGATCTGATGTGAAGATCCATGGCATGTTCCCTAACCAGTACCTCCAGTACAACTCCTCCGTCTCCTTTGAAAGCAGGGTGGAGCGGATTATTGAGTGGTTCTCTGCACCCAAAGAAGAAGCAGTGGATTTTGGAGTTCTGTACTGGGAGGAGCCGGATGAGAGCGGGCACGCCCTGGGACCCCTCAATACCCTCATGGACAAAGTCATCGCCGGGATCGACGAGAATCTCGGCTTCCTCATAAACGAGCTGAAGAAGGCAGGGCTGTATGAGAAGGTGAACCTGATCGTGACCAGTGACCACGGGATGGCGCAGCTCTCCCCCAATAAAATCATAGAGCTGGACGAGTACGTGAGCAGAGACCTGTACACCTGGGTGGACAAGAGTCCGGTGGTGGGGATACTGCCCAAAGAAG GGAAGCTGGAGGAGGTGTACAGTAAGCTGGTGGACGCAAACCCGAACATGATGGTGTACAAGAAGGAAGACGTTCCCGAGCACTTCCATTATCAGCACAACGTCAGGATCATGCCCATCCTCATCGAGTCCAAGGAGGGCTGGACCATAATGCAGAACAGGAGCAGGCGCTACATGC TTGGGAACCACGGCTATAACAACTCCCTACCCAGCATGCAGCCTGTGTTCGTGGCCCGTGGGCCGGCCTTTCGGCAGAATTACGTCAAGCACTTCATGCGCTCTGTGGACCTCTACCCTCTCATGTGCCACATCCTGTCCATCCACCCTCTACCAAACAACGGCTCCCTCTTAAACGTTCAGGACCTGCTGTCTGTGGAGCCTACTCCATCCCCGCCCCCCACCCTCACTCCCAGAGTCAATGGATACTCCTACGCCCCCGTCGTTGGTTCTTTCCTGGGCGTGGTGATGGTGCTGGGCTTTCTGGTGGTCTACATCAGACAAGTGACGCTCAAACAGCTGCCCTCACTAAAACACAGAAGCAGGGAGATGTCGCAGCCCTTACTGCAAGAGGACTTGCACCTGTAG